In Campylobacter sp. 2014D-0216, the following proteins share a genomic window:
- the rpsM gene encoding 30S ribosomal protein S13 — translation MARIAGVDLPKKKRIEYGLTYIYGIGLHTSRKILDKTGISYDKRVHELSEDEAAAIRKEIQENYMVEGDLRKQVAMDIKALMDLGSFRGLRHRKGLPVRGQKTKTNARTRKGKRKTVGAKS, via the coding sequence ATGGCTCGTATTGCAGGTGTGGATTTACCAAAGAAAAAAAGAATTGAATATGGTTTGACTTATATTTATGGTATAGGCTTACATACTTCAAGAAAAATCTTAGATAAAACCGGAATTTCTTATGATAAAAGAGTTCACGAGTTAAGTGAAGATGAAGCAGCAGCTATCCGTAAAGAAATTCAAGAAAACTATATGGTTGAGGGTGATCTTAGAAAACAAGTTGCTATGGATATCAAAGCATTGATGGATCTAGGAAGCTTTAGAGGCTTAAGACATAGAAAAGGCTTACCGGTTCGTGGTCAAAAAACAAAAACAAATGCCAGAACTAGAAAAGGTAAGAGAAAAACCGTTGGTGCAAAATCATAA
- a CDS encoding MFS transporter → MPKTLTKSDLKSLSLYSLGGALEFYNFIIFIFFANYISTSFFPSELDDFWKLLGTYTIFATGYLAKPFAKSIKNYFKTQFYYIKAQNLNIILIMLSTFSLAFIPTFESIGYFSLVILLFIRILQGLAISKEFTHAWSFVKRHSPDGKDGFCVSSVNVSMMAGVIFACLVTLAIHQYFVLEEIYAYAWRSPFIVGGFLSMLLLYFGKTLKQNFIIQKIQHNHQENFTFKDLFKSKKDFSKIVATMLLSWMLTACVIILTLLMPNFIPEVLILEKIDALLIQIIALVILSCGTLLAGIWVDKFGFLITAFIFAIGFSFSCFLYFYFFYAQILHLSIYCYFIACFFGGINALAPILICKIFNPDKDLTKITFSYNIAYAIAGFFTPQLVFILHSLAVKPDEPFIYGIFTYTLILSLMSLLIAIFTYKKLRL, encoded by the coding sequence ATGCCAAAAACTTTAACAAAAAGTGATTTAAAATCCCTTTCTTTATATTCTTTAGGAGGGGCTTTAGAATTTTATAATTTTATTATATTTATCTTTTTTGCTAATTATATTTCTACAAGTTTTTTTCCTAGCGAATTAGATGATTTTTGGAAGCTTTTAGGTACTTACACTATCTTTGCAACGGGGTATCTAGCTAAGCCTTTTGCTAAAAGCATTAAAAATTATTTTAAAACACAATTTTATTACATCAAAGCACAAAATTTAAATATTATATTAATCATGCTTTCTACTTTCTCTCTGGCATTTATACCTACTTTTGAAAGCATTGGATATTTTTCTCTTGTGATTTTACTTTTTATTAGAATACTGCAAGGTCTTGCAATTAGCAAAGAATTTACTCATGCTTGGTCTTTTGTAAAAAGACACTCACCTGATGGTAAAGATGGTTTTTGTGTAAGCAGTGTCAATGTTTCTATGATGGCGGGTGTTATTTTTGCATGTTTAGTTACTTTGGCTATCCATCAATACTTTGTTTTGGAAGAAATTTATGCATATGCTTGGCGTTCTCCTTTTATTGTTGGTGGTTTTTTAAGTATGTTGCTTCTATATTTTGGAAAAACTTTAAAACAAAACTTCATAATTCAAAAAATACAACACAATCACCAAGAAAATTTTACTTTTAAAGATCTTTTTAAAAGCAAAAAAGACTTTTCAAAAATTGTAGCTACCATGCTTTTATCGTGGATGCTTACAGCTTGCGTTATTATACTCACTCTACTTATGCCTAATTTTATACCTGAAGTTTTAATTTTAGAAAAAATAGATGCTCTTTTGATTCAAATTATCGCACTTGTGATATTGTCTTGTGGAACTTTACTAGCTGGAATTTGGGTTGATAAGTTTGGCTTTTTGATTACAGCTTTTATTTTTGCTATAGGTTTTAGCTTTTCGTGTTTTTTATATTTTTATTTTTTTTATGCACAAATTTTACATTTAAGTATATATTGTTATTTTATTGCATGTTTTTTTGGCGGGATCAATGCTTTAGCGCCTATCTTGATTTGTAAAATTTTTAATCCTGATAAAGATCTCACTAAAATTACATTTTCATATAATATTGCTTATGCAATAGCAGGTTTTTTTACACCACAACTTGTTTTCATATTACATTCTTTAGCAGTAAAACCTGATGAACCTTTTATATACGGGATTTTTACTTACACTTTGATCTTATCTCTTATGAGCCTTTTGATTGCGATATTTACTTATAAGAAATTAAGATTGTAG
- the rpsD gene encoding 30S ribosomal protein S4, translating into MARYRGPVEKLERRLGVSLAMKGERRLAGKSALDKRPYAPGQHGQRKAKISEYGLQLREKQKAKFMYGVSEKQFRRLFSEAARKDGNTGALLIQLLEQRLDNVVYRMGFATTRRFARQLVTHGHILVNGKRVDIPSYRVEAGQKIEVIEKSKNNPQISRAIELTAQTGIVAWVDVEKDKRFGIFTRKPEREEVIIPVEERYIVELYSK; encoded by the coding sequence ATGGCAAGATATAGAGGACCAGTAGAGAAATTAGAAAGACGACTTGGCGTAAGCTTGGCAATGAAAGGCGAAAGAAGATTAGCAGGTAAAAGTGCTTTAGATAAACGCCCTTACGCACCAGGTCAACATGGACAAAGAAAAGCAAAAATCAGCGAATACGGACTCCAACTAAGAGAAAAACAAAAAGCTAAATTTATGTATGGAGTAAGCGAAAAACAATTTAGAAGATTATTTAGCGAAGCTGCTAGAAAAGACGGTAATACCGGTGCACTTTTAATTCAGCTTTTAGAACAAAGACTAGATAATGTTGTTTATAGAATGGGCTTTGCTACAACTCGCCGTTTTGCAAGACAACTTGTAACTCATGGACACATTTTAGTAAATGGTAAAAGAGTTGATATTCCTAGTTATAGAGTAGAAGCAGGTCAAAAAATTGAAGTGATTGAAAAAAGCAAAAACAATCCTCAAATTTCAAGAGCGATCGAACTTACTGCTCAAACTGGTATAGTTGCTTGGGTTGATGTAGAAAAAGATAAAAGATTTGGAATTTTTACAAGAAAACCTGAAAGAGAAGAGGTTATCATTCCAGTTGAGGAAAGATATATCGTTGAGTTGTACTCTAAATAA
- the rpsK gene encoding 30S ribosomal protein S11, with protein sequence MAKRKVVKKKVVKKNIAKGIVYISATFNNTMVTVTDEMGNAIAWSSAGGLGFKGSKKSTPYAAQQAVEDALSKAKEHGIKEVGIKVQGPGSGRETAVKSVGAMEGIKVTFLKDITPLAHNGCRPPKRRRV encoded by the coding sequence ATGGCAAAAAGAAAAGTAGTAAAGAAAAAAGTAGTTAAAAAAAATATAGCTAAAGGTATAGTTTATATCAGTGCAACATTTAATAATACTATGGTTACTGTAACTGATGAAATGGGAAATGCTATCGCTTGGAGTAGTGCAGGTGGTTTAGGCTTTAAAGGTTCTAAAAAATCAACTCCTTATGCAGCACAACAAGCAGTTGAAGATGCTTTAAGTAAAGCAAAAGAACATGGTATCAAAGAAGTTGGTATCAAAGTACAAGGACCAGGAAGTGGTCGTGAGACAGCGGTTAAGAGTGTAGGTGCTATGGAAGGTATTAAAGTAACTTTCTTAAAAGATATTACTCCATTAGCTCACAATGGTTGTAGACCACCAAAACGTCGTCGTGTCTAA
- the rpmJ gene encoding 50S ribosomal protein L36 — MKVRPSVKKMCDKCKVVRRKGVVRIICENPKHKQRQG, encoded by the coding sequence ATGAAAGTTAGACCATCTGTTAAAAAGATGTGTGACAAGTGCAAAGTAGTTCGTCGTAAAGGCGTAGTTCGCATTATTTGCGAAAATCCAAAACACAAACAAAGACAAGGATAA
- the infA gene encoding translation initiation factor IF-1 — protein MAKDDIIEIDGNVIEALPNATFKVELDNKHVILCHIAGKMRMHYIRIMPGDRVKVELTPYSLDKGRITFRYK, from the coding sequence TTGGCAAAAGATGATATTATCGAAATTGATGGTAATGTAATCGAAGCTTTACCTAATGCAACTTTTAAAGTTGAATTAGACAATAAACACGTAATACTTTGTCACATTGCGGGTAAAATGCGTATGCATTATATCAGGATTATGCCTGGTGATAGAGTTAAAGTAGAGCTAACACCTTATAGTCTTGATAAGGGACGTATTACATTTAGATACAAATAA